DNA from Orbaceae bacterium lpD01:
GGTCATAAAAGAGACTTACCATATCGGCAATAAAGGGACAAATGGCGCTTTTAATGTTGCTTATGGTGTGGACAAAAATTTTCTGTTGGGCTCAATGATCTCTATGGCATCATTATTGATGAATAATTCGAGCACTCATTTCTCTTTTCATCTTTTTACTGATTATTTTAATGAGGATTATCAAGCTAAGTTAAAACAATTATCAGCCCAATATCATTGTGATATTTCGGTATATTTAGTTGATTGTGACGAGCTAAAAAAATTACCGAGTACCAAAAATTGGTCATATGCAATGTATTTTCGCTTTCTTGCGCTTGATTTTATTCATATCGATGAAGATCGTGTGCTTTATTTAGATGCAGATGTTGTTTGTAAAAACAGTGTGCAAAAGCTTGTTGATCTCGTTTTGGATAACTATACAGCGGCAGTTGTAAAAGATGGCGATTCGAATTTTTGGTTTGAGCGATCCAAAACTTTTGAAGTTCCCGAAATATCCAATGGATATTTCAATTCTGGTGTGATGTTAGTCAATTTAAAAAATTGGCTAAAAAGTCATATTACAGAACGCGCGATGAAAATGCTGTCAAATCCAGAAACTCAAGCAAAGCTTGTTTTTCCAGATCAAGATGTGTTAAATATTTTATTATGTAAAGATATTCTCTTTTTAGATAATCACTACAATACACAAACCAGTATTAATTTTGAATTACAATGCAAAAATAATCAAAAATATCCTCATCCGATTATCGATGAAACCGTTTTTATTCATTATATTGGACCCACAAAACCCTGGCACATATGGGCAAAATACCCTGTCTCAGATTATTTTTATTTGGCGAAAAAGCATTCACCATGGCAAGATAGTCCACTCATCGGGGCTCTTTCAACAAGTTCTTTACGTTATCAGGCAAAACACCAGATTCATCAAGGAAAATATCTGCATGGAATATGGCGCTATTTAAAATATTTTTGTGCTAAGCTAAGGTAAAAATTATTGTAGTTATTCTTTCTTTGCGATTAAGAGCAGAGTGCGTTAAATATTAAGAGAATATATTATGGATAAAATATTTGTAACTAAGAGTTTTTTACCTCCTCAAAATGAATATTTAAAGTATATTGACAAAATTTGGCAAAATGGGCAATTAACCAATCAAGGTATTCTTTTGCAGGAGTTAGAACAAAAGTTAAAAATTTTCTTACAAGTAGAAAATTTGCATTATGTAACTAATGGTACTATTGCAATACAGTTAGCTTTTAAAGCCCTCGGTATTGAAAGTGGTGAAATTATAACAACACCATTTTCTTATGTAGCAACAACAT
Protein-coding regions in this window:
- a CDS encoding glycosyltransferase; translated protein: MFFERQLVIKETYHIGNKGTNGAFNVAYGVDKNFLLGSMISMASLLMNNSSTHFSFHLFTDYFNEDYQAKLKQLSAQYHCDISVYLVDCDELKKLPSTKNWSYAMYFRFLALDFIHIDEDRVLYLDADVVCKNSVQKLVDLVLDNYTAAVVKDGDSNFWFERSKTFEVPEISNGYFNSGVMLVNLKNWLKSHITERAMKMLSNPETQAKLVFPDQDVLNILLCKDILFLDNHYNTQTSINFELQCKNNQKYPHPIIDETVFIHYIGPTKPWHIWAKYPVSDYFYLAKKHSPWQDSPLIGALSTSSLRYQAKHQIHQGKYLHGIWRYLKYFCAKLR